In Aristaeella hokkaidonensis, the following are encoded in one genomic region:
- a CDS encoding class I SAM-dependent methyltransferase produces MNDHYYTRVPQSESKPVGCEFTYRGIPLTFQTDAGVFSKGEVDTGTRLLLEALPEEMTGDILDLGCGWGVIGISIARKWPETRVTMADVNTRALDLSRENAKRNKAEVTCVESDGMAAVAGQTFDAVVTNPPIRAGKQVIYKMFADAAKSLNPGGALYLVIRKQQGAESCMKYLQTLYGSVEKLDKSAGFWVLKAAEPKA; encoded by the coding sequence ATGAACGATCATTATTACACCCGGGTGCCCCAGAGCGAATCAAAGCCGGTGGGGTGCGAGTTTACCTACCGGGGAATTCCGCTGACATTCCAGACGGACGCGGGGGTTTTCTCCAAGGGAGAAGTGGATACCGGTACGCGGCTGCTGCTGGAAGCACTGCCTGAGGAAATGACCGGGGATATCCTGGACCTGGGCTGCGGCTGGGGCGTAATCGGAATTTCGATAGCGCGGAAGTGGCCGGAAACCCGGGTGACCATGGCGGACGTGAACACAAGGGCCCTGGACCTGAGCCGGGAAAACGCGAAGCGGAACAAAGCTGAAGTCACCTGCGTGGAGAGCGACGGCATGGCCGCCGTGGCGGGCCAGACCTTTGACGCCGTTGTGACCAATCCGCCCATCCGGGCAGGGAAACAGGTGATCTACAAGATGTTCGCAGACGCGGCGAAGAGCCTGAACCCCGGCGGCGCGCTGTATCTGGTGATCCGGAAACAGCAGGGCGCGGAAAGCTGCATGAAGTACCTGCAGACGCTCTACGGCAGCGTGGAAAAGCTGGACAAGTCGGCAGGGTTCTGGGTGCTGAAGGCAGCGGAACCGAAAGCATAA